One segment of Urocitellus parryii isolate mUroPar1 chromosome 5, mUroPar1.hap1, whole genome shotgun sequence DNA contains the following:
- the Lalba gene encoding alpha-lactalbumin, which yields MKSFVSLFLMSILFPAMQAKLYTKCELSEVLKDMDGYGGITLPEWVCIIFHSSGYDTQTIVKNNDSTEYGLFQISNKFWCGSSQNSQSRNFCDISCDKFLDDDLTDDKMCAKKILDQKGIDYWLAHKPLCSDNLEQWSCKKL from the exons ATGAAGTCCTTTGTCTCTCTGTTCTTGATGAGCATCTTGTTCCCTGCCATGCAGGCCAAGCTATATACAAAATGTGAGCTGTCCGAGGTTCTGAAAGACATGGATGGCTATGGAGGCATCACTCTGCCTGAAT GGGTCTGTATCATATTTCATAGCAGTGGTTATGATACACAAACCATAGTAAAAAACAATGACAGCACAGAATATGGACTCTTCCAAATCAGTAATAAATTTTGGTGTGGGAGTAGCCAGAATTCTCAGTCAAGGAACTTCTGTGACATCTCCTGTGACA AGTTCCTGGATGATGACCTTACTGATGACAAAATGTGTGCCAAGAAGATCCTGGATCAAAAAGGAATTGACTACTG GTTGGCCCATAAACCACTCTGCTCTGATAATCTGGAACAGTGGAGCTGTAAGAAGTTGTGA